The Anopheles marshallii chromosome X, idAnoMarsDA_429_01, whole genome shotgun sequence genome includes a window with the following:
- the LOC128718243 gene encoding adenomatous polyposis coli protein-like codes for MPKPSEESYGSLGKPDSSLDDDFELDELAVSRKPHFLDYDNKSPAELVEQHHCWNGAEKEEETEVGEEKKQEVDVPLGTVMCEHSFLYQRAPVAPEGTATIPIMNVSYDITTATVTTLNILPAKKQGAVVNGTRGGGGGTWPLKERPVTMSPRRQQQQEQQPQQQHHSLNRGELGEVGPKMECVYSLLSMLGSTNVLEMSCKFLELSRNEEKCSALRRSGCVPLLVHIIHNEPNEVARRNARHALVNVVRCNVDEGSARRELKVLRLIDQLIDYTDMLKEQTRENGRPEAEDTVLLDKEPPVGSGSTTAPDPERHPIQAIGTLAKISYDEEHRHAMCQFGALQTIASLIQLDHHAHGNATPDALKCVELRRYASMVLTNLTFGQGNNKALLCSNREFMRALVSQLSCTELVQVTASVLRNLSWRADAITKQTLVEIETVTLLMEAAMRCTVENTLKSILSALWNLSNHCAQNRAKVCEVTGALEFLIDLLTYEAPSKTWSIVENAGGILRNVSSHIAQCEQFRQVLREKQCLKLLLDQLKSPSLTVVSNACGTLGNLSSENDDDQRFLREHGAIPMLRSLIYSKHNIISNGSRLALKNLQQQHRPPVAPVTNLHETHPDTPGWNGKVDGVIVPPGKGGGGLPGLNVRKQRAMEQELGCAFYRKQTDTGQDTGGEEVHTVRDVVSSPDRDPEPETPINYGLSEERLHQHSYDYQETDIDQLTDYSLRYAENQSDSEEDEEEKDDERGVAYRRRASGNGDPSVNVLMPEDSVKCYYTEGTPQIISSATSMSDLRAVVSGSQMKPVEAESVATTVVVVASDESIVGVPVIKSNPIPIGRGLAVGDDMGCNTPDKPFNYCEEGTPDFSREASLSIIDLSHHTDERRADEKQQHQQRELDKHQQQQHTKLPTPTTVVVGDPNGSISGPVGKSVSFLNTGGADETPLMFSRTSSMGSLSSAEPACTDDKSSIVSEFSRMASGVMSPSELPDSPTQTIPHSPHPQPKRPMLPKTLPPDEDGEGRATDGESGCGNGRVGGDDGVGAFADTVSKFNVEHTPAQFSCATSLSNLSLEEKEEIKQEVEQQQQHQQHHHGLENRMEEKDGVPSQPPILPNPADVLLGMMNGTTNATTTDEGHASDVDSDAGGGEDDELLASCISIGMNSVAARSVAKQHSSFQAASMQSLRYRDGNDRGNDSDDSSNLSDSNDLLEECILSGMPKPKQSHPLMPPGGPVMKENPFKMMRTNHTMVAPANDELNPFHIEDSPCNFSTISALSELTMASDTNATSMHDKSLESIDRELIDSLVKDGFPKKRELVVSSPSVESETDDHLLDEAIAAGITGKVQQARGNVTDGTKQPKNDTFERCEATTSGGWISPPQAQRTNDDSLPDDNDDSEQEEDYQLLVECIQKGMRPVGPAKSGAPVVTNYHDDEELLPLTVGGMMQRPNHITTNPTKQTSHPKNVQTTPAMSKGVGAFEVSPGVGSKQNCLPSARSINGGRQRAPEAKPSPAARSQPDTSDSTDTTIYFSLPSSVSTTSDSTTGVAPSGTITGADMRRDHEQTMVEEVTMPSARTVLIGSEKDRRVSETGVGDLSIDSGTCAKHKNPERMLRSVERLTQELVAQVEERHVRTDLAEGGRIESVAVFASTALEFKIGEVVTNIQGGSGVGLNAYLQDNARVEDLEEVNLESEEPPSILYKLSMPYVQHDVAGPGIHDCSSLAPIEEQPNRAKPARVVSNPGSPRILKMQRESTITKEIDECKGKPIKALAAKSLKKEQQTTSIKPVAEGVAKFVRGRQAMSKVVIATGRSNTKPSTGSPIHRPTGKTILPVHSQRGSPNVTGTMKKHQPEAKALRNQTIKPAAGIARQDTFVLDKPTLTVHVPKLMPTVGSTATDQAGTDIKSNTSASKIPLAKGEKISKPSRIPPPKRTLAGKQSSKCGVQKSPPLGGVQRK; via the exons atgCCGAAACCATCGGAGGAAAGTTACGGCTCGCTCGGCAAGCCGGATTCATCTCTGGACGATGATTTCGAGCTAGACGAGCTGGCCGTATCGCGGAAGCCACATTTTCTGGACTATGACAACAAATCACCGGCGGAGCTGGTCGAGCAGCACCATTGTTGGAATGGAGCCGAAAAGGAAGAGGAGACGGAGGTCGGGGAAGAGAAGAAGCAAGAAGTGGATGTACCGCTCGGCACGGTGATGTGTGAACATTCGTTCCTTTACCAACGTGCACCGGTGGCACCAGAAGGAACGGCCACCATACCGATCATGAATGTATCGTACGATATAACTACAGCAACGGTGACCACACTGAACATCCTGCCGGCCAAGAAGCAGGGAGCAGTAGTAAACGGTACAcgaggtggtggaggtggcacGTGGCCACTAAAAGAACGTCCCGTAACAATGTCACCACgacggcaacagcaacaagagcAACAAccccagcagcaacatcattcGTTAAATCGTGGCGAATTGGGTGAAGTTGGTCCGAAGATGGAATGTGTCTACTCATTACTGTCCATGCTCGGGTCGACGAACGTGCTCGAGATGTCCTGCAAGTTTCTAGAGTTGTCACGTAATGAGGAAAAGTGTTCCGCACTGCGCCGTTCGGGCTGTGTCCCACTGCTGGTGCACATCATACACAACGAACCAAACGAGGTGGCACGCCGGAACGCACGTCACGCACTGGTGAATGTGGTTCGATGCAATGTGGACGAAGGATCTGCTCGCCGCGAGCTGAAAGTGCTCCGACTGATCGATCAGCTGATCGACTATACTGACATGCTGAAAGAGCAAACGCGCGAAAACGGTCGGCCGGAAGCGGAAGATACGGTACTGCTCGATAAAGAACCGCCAGTTGGAAGCGGATCAACGACGGCACCGGATCCGGAACGTCATCCGATACAGGCGATCGGGACGCTCGCTAAAATAAGTTACGACGAGGAGCACCGGCACGCCATGTGTCAGTTCGGTGCGCTGCAAACGATCGCTTCCCTCATCCAGCTGGACCATCATGCGCACGGTAACGCGACACCCGATGCGCTGAAATGTGTCGAGTTGCGCCGGTACGCCAGCATGGTACTGACCAACCTTACGTTCGGGCAGGGCAACAATAAGGCACTGTTGTGTTCGAACCGTGAGTTTATGCGGGCGCTCGTGTCGCAGCTTAGCTGCACCGAGCTGGTACAGGTGACCGCATCCGTGCTGCGCAATCTGTCCTGGCGCGCGGACGCAATCACCAAGCAGACGTTGGTCGAGATCGAAACGGTAACGTTGCTGATGGAGGCGGCCATGCGCTGCACGGTAGAGAACAcgctcaaatcgatcttgtcCGCACTCTGGAACTTGTCGAATCATTGCGCACAGAATCGGGCGAAAGTTTGTGAGGTAACCGGTGCGCTTGAGTTTCTGATCGATCTGCTGACGTATGAAGCGCCGAGCAAGACGTGGAGCATTGTGGAGAACGCGGGCGGCATATTGCGCAACGTCTCTAGTCATATCGCACAGTGCGAACAGTTTCGGCAAGTACTGCGGGAGAAGCAATGTCTGAAGCTGCTGCTCGATCAGCTCAAGTCGCCCAGTTTGACGGTGGTGAGCAATGCGTGCGGCACGCTTGGCAACCTGTCCAGCGAGAACGATGACGATCAGCGATTCCTTCGAGAGCACGGTGCAATACCGATGCTGCGTTCGCTCATCTACAGCAAGCACAACATTATTTCGAACGGATCCCGGCTGGCGTTGAAGAatcttcagcagcagcatcgtcCACCGGTAGCACCCGTCACGAACCTCCACGAGACGCACCCGGATACACCAGGGTGGAACGGGAAGGTAGATGGTGTGATAGTCCCACCCGGcaagggtggtggtggattgCCGGGGTTGAATGTAAGGAAACAACGTGCCATGGAACAGGAGCTGGGTTGTGCTTTTTATCGGAAGCAAACCGACACAGGACAGGACACGGGCGGTGAGGAGGTACACACGGTAAGGGACGTTGTGTCGTCACCGGATCGCGACCCGGAGCCGGAAACGCCCATCAACTATGGTTTATCGGAGGAACGTTTGCATCAACACTCGTATGATTACCAGGAAACGGACATTGATCAGTTGACGGACTATTCGCTGAGGTACGCCGAAAATCAGTCAGACTCGGAAGAGGATGAGGAGGAAAAGGACGATGAAAGAGGGGTGGCATATCGGCGACGTGCAAGCGGAAACGGTGATCCGTCGGTTAACGTACTGATGCCGGAGGATTCGGTCAAATGTTACTACACCGAGGGTACGCCTCAGATAATCTCGAGCGCCACCTCGATGAGTGATCTGCGTGCGGTTGTGTCAGGGTCGCAGATGAAACCGGTAGAGGCGGAATCGGTTGCAACGACGGTGGTAGTCGTGGCATCCGACGAATCCATTGTTGGGGTGCCGGTGATCAAGTCAAATCCGATCCCGATCGGACGTGGACTGGCTGTTGGCGATGATATGGGCTGTAACACGCCAGATAAACCGTTCAACTACTGTGAGGAAGGCACGCCAGACTTTAGCCGCGAGGCATCGCTCAGTATAATCGATTTGTCGCACCATACGGATGAACGTAGGGCAGACGagaagcaacagcaccagcaacgtGAGCTCGAtaaacaccagcagcagcaacacacgaAACTACCCACCCCCACGACAGTAGTTGTCGGCGATCCGAACGGAAGCATTTCTGGTCCGGTAGGGAAATCGGTTTCGTTTCTCAATACCGGTGGTGCCGACGAAACGCCACTAATGTTTTCGCGCACCAGCTCCATGGGTTCGTTGTCAAGCGCTGAGCCGGCCTGCACCGACGACAAGAGCTCGATCGTGAGCGAATTTAGCCGGATGGCGTCGGGTGTGATGTCACCGTCCGAATTGCCCGATTCGCCAACCCAAACGATCCCACACTCACCGCATCCGCAGCCAAAGCGACCGATGCTGCCGAAGACACTACCGCCGGACGAGGATGGTGAGGGCCGTGCTACGGACGGTGAGAGTGGCTGTGGGAATGGTCGTGTCGGGGGcgatgatggtgttggtgcGTTCGCGGATACGGTCAGCAAGTTTAACGTCGAGCACACGCCGGCGCAGTTTTCTTGCGCCACAAGCCTCAGCAATCTTAGCCTGGAGGAAAAGGAGGAGATAAAGCAGGAGGtggaacagcaacaacagcatcagcaacatcacCATGGGTTGGAAAATCGGATGGAGGAAAAAGATGGTGTACCATCGCAACCACCAATACTGCCCAATCCGGCGGACGTACTGCTCGGTATGATGAACGGTACGACTAACGCAACTACCACTGACGAGGGCCACGCATCCGATGTGGACTCGGATGCAGGTGGCGGTGAGGATGATGAACTGCTTGCATCGTGCATCAGTATTGGCATGAATAGTGTCGCTGCTCGCAGTGTTGCGAAACAGCACAGTTCGTTCCAAGCGGCTTCGATGCAATCGCTTAGGTATCGGGACGGTAACGATAGGGGAAACGATTCGGACGACAGCTCCAACTTGTCCGACAGCAATGACCTGCTCGAGGAGTGCATCTTAAGCGGTATGCCAAAGCCGAAACAGTCCCATCCGCTGATGCCACCGGGCGGGCCCGTGATGAAGGAGAACCCGTTCAAAATGATGCGCACGAACCATACGATGGTGGCACCGGCAAACGATGAGCTGAATCCGTTCCACATTGAGGATAGCCCGTGCAATTTCTCCACCATTTCAGCACTGTCCGAGTTGACGATGGCATCCGACACGAATGCAACCTCGATGCACGACAAATCTCTCGAAAG CATTGACCGTGAGCTGATTGATTCGCTGGTGAAGGATGGCTTTCCGAAGAAACGGGAGCTGGTGGTCAGTTCACCGTCGGTCGAGTCCGAAACGGACGATCATCTGCTGGACGAAGCAATTGCAGCCGGTATCACGGGTAAAGTGCAGCAGGCTCGTG GCAATGTTACCGATGGTACGAAACAACCGAAGAATGATACGTTCGAGCGTTGTGAGGCAACGACGAGCGGTGGCTGGATATCACCGCCACAGGCGCAACGAACCAATGACGATAGTCTGCCGGATGATAATGACGATTCGGAGCAGGAGGAAGACTACCAGCTGCTAGTGGAATGTATTCAGAAGGGAATGCGTCCGGTCGGTCCGGCAAAGAGTGGTGCTCCGGTGGTCACAAATTATCACGACGATGAGGAACTGTTGCCACTAACGGTGGGTGGTATGATGCAGAGACCAAACCACATCACCACCAACCCGACCAAGCAAACGTCTCATCCAAAAAACGTGCAAACTACGCCTGCGATGTCGAAGGGTGTCGGTGCCTTCGAAGTGTCGCCAGGCgtaggaagcaaacaaaactgctTACCGTCGGCCCGGTCAATCAACGGTGGCCGGCAGCGAGCCCCGGAAGCGAAACCCTCACCGGCGGCCCGTTCCCAACCGGATACGTCCGACAGCACCGACACAACCATTTACTTCAGCCTGCCGTCATCTGTGTCGACCACGTCCGACAGCACCACCGGGGTGGCACCGTCCGGCACGATCACCGGAGCAGACATGCGGCGGGACCACGAGCAAACAATGGTGGAGGAGGTGACCATGCCTTCCGCCCGCACAGTCCTGATTGGGTCTGAAAAGGATCGGAGGGTAAGTGAGACGGGTGTGGGTGATCTCTCTATCGATAGTGGTACCTGTgcgaaacacaaaaacccgGAACGAATGCTTCGGTCGGTTGAACGGCTTACGCAGGAGCTTGTTGCGCAGGTGGAAGAACGTCACGTACGAACGGATCTGGCCGAGGGTGGCAGAATTGAGAGCGTTGCGGTGTTCGCTTCGACCGCTTTAGAGTTCAAGATAGGCGAAGTGGTGACGAACATTCAGGGTGGATCTGGTGTGGGGTTGAACGCTTACCTGCAGGATAATGCACGTGTGGAGGATCTGGAGGAAGTCAATCTAGAGTCCGAAGAACCACCATCCATTTTGTACAAGCTGTCTATGCCGTATGTGCAGCACGATGTCGCTGGGCCCGGTATCCACGATTGCTCGTCGCTCGCACCGATAGAGGAGCAACCAAATCGGGCAAAGCCTGCACGCGTGGTATCGAACCCTGGTTCGCCGAGGATTCTGAAAATGCAACGCGAGTCTACCATTACCAAGGAAATAGATGAGTGCAAG GGTAAACCTATTAAAGCACTAGCAGCCAAAAGCTTGAAAAAAGAGCAACAGACTACATCAATAAAACCTGTCGCGGAAGGCGTTGCAAAGTTTGTGCGCGGGCGGCAAGCTATGTCGAAGGTTGTCATTGCAACCGGTAGAAGTAACACGAAGCCATCAACGGGTAGCCCTATTCATCGGCCGACGGGGAAAACGATTTTGCCAGTGCATTCGCAACGTGGGAGCCCGAACGTGACGGGCACAATGAAAAAGCACCAACCGGAAGCAAAGGCTCTGAGgaaccaaacaataaaaccgGCGGCCGGTATCGCACGACAGGACACGTTCGTGCTCGATAAACCGACCCTTACGGTGCATGTTCCGAAGCTCATGCCAACGGTGGGATCGACGGCGACCGACCAAGCCGGAACGGATATTAAAAGCAACACATCTGCTTCCAAAATTCCTTTAGCGAAGGGTGAAAAGATTAGCAAACCGAGCCGTATCCCGCCACCGAAGCGAACACTCGCTGGTAAGCAGTCGTCCAAGTGCGGTGTACAGAAATCCCCCCCGCTCGGTGGCGTGCAACGGAAGTAG
- the LOC128711483 gene encoding protein bric-a-brac 2-like: protein MQQVLWKKHFDELYGAVKDILHHHSYEDCTIVCEGELFRAHRFLLASVSPYFHKILSQNDTNTTVVLKDVSPHVMRIIMQFLYYGEATIFNGDLENVVAAAEHLDMIPVVAMLRNQGKDQTHHRSAGSYLGYDVNTIDHAATPPRLSVRSQYMAPRNRKRIAPDSDDEQLTDGPGLSPVELTTNAGREKDHGTVQPASPQRSQHAGALSPVKPEPTPGRDPDLTPSIHDATMSPRTVSQPSSIDEGDKLWPYYDSVGMKLLTNAVQSTPTEADKRKQSTGRNVTPCGKTAPAVYDHVSRTSLTDHETPHLATMTPGEKWFQGRLEFMLSQRGKPLLVHDGHSFGIQYIRKDKKYWQCNLSRKYNCKARVTTTDTGDIIVTNNEHCHTEIRQHLRKDYKTMKLAASLAANRGLSALPLFSPKSLALPNLANAFLQSGGADAANLCHTSPNASHQSEPAQEPGSLNLTINQLIKRETGNYSE, encoded by the exons atgCAACaagttttgtggaaaaaacaTTTTGACGAGCTGTACGGTGCAGTGAAAGACATTTTGCATCACCATTCGTACGAGGATTGTACGATCGTGTGCGAGGGCGAACTGTTTCGGGCGCACCGATTTTTACTGGCGAGTGTGAGCCCATATTTTCACAAAATTTTgtcacaaaacgacacaaacacaaccg TGGTACTGAAGGATGTATCGCCGCACGTAATGCGCATCATCATGCAGTTTCTGTACTACGGCGAGGCGACCATCTTTAACGGCGATCTGGAGAACGTGGTAGCGGCCGCCGAACATCTGGACATGATCCCGGTGGTCGCCATGTTGCGGAATCAGGGCAAAGATCAAACGCACCATCGGTCCGCCGGCAGCTATCTGGGCTATGACGTGAACACGATAGACCACGCAGCGACACCGCCCAGGCTAAGCGTACGGTCGCAGTACATGGCGCCGAGAAACCGGAAGCGCATCGCACCGGACTCGGACGATGAGCAGTTGACCGATGGACCGGGCCTTAGTCCTGTGGAGCTGACGACAAACGCGGGCCGGGAGAAGGACCACGGCACGGTACAGCCGGCGTCACCGCAACGGTCCCAGCACGCCGGTGCGCTGTCACCGGTAAAGCCGGAACCGACGCCCGGACGCGACCCAGACCTTACGCCATCAATCCACGACGCGACAATGTCACCGCGGACCGTCTCTCAACCGTCGTCGATCGACGAGGGTGACAAGCTGTGGCCGTACTACGACAGCGTGGGCATGAAGCTGCTCACCAACGCCGTCCAATCAACACCAACCGAGGCGGACAAACGGAAGCAGAGCACCGGCAGAAACGTAACGCCCTGTGGCAAGACCGCACCAG CTGTATATGACCATGTCTCACGTACAAGCCTGACAGATCACGAAACACCACACCTCGCTACAA TGACGCCAGGTGAAAAGTGGTTCCAGGGCCGGTTGGAGTTTATGCTGAGCCAGCGTGGGAAACCGCTGCTCGTACACGACGGTCACTCGTTCGGCATACAGTACATCCGGAAGGACAAGAAGTACTGGCAGTGCAATCTGTCCCGAAAGTACAACTGCAAGGCGCGGGTAACGACCACCGATACCGGCGACATCATCGTAACAAACAACGAGCACTGCCACACGGAGATCCGTCAGCATCTGCGCAAAGACTACAAGACGATGAAGCTAGCCGCCTCACTCGCGGCTAACCGGGGCCTGTCCGCATTGCCACTGTTTTCGCCCAAATCGTTAGCGCTGCCGAACCTTGCCAACGCCTTCCTCCAGTCCGGTGGCGCAGACGCGGCAAACCTTTGCCACACCAGCCCCAATGCAAGCCATCAGAGTGAACCGGCGCAGGAGCCGGGCAGCCTCAACCTCACCATCAACCAGTTGATCAAACGGGAGACGGGCAACTACAGCGAATGA